A portion of the Actomonas aquatica genome contains these proteins:
- a CDS encoding sodium:solute symporter family transporter, with the protein MHLEYLTLGVYFVLLIVIGMAFTRFNRNLSDYVRGGAKGTWWMVGTSMLMAGISAFTFTGNGSAVFAAGPSALIIYVANVTGFIIGGLFLGRWLRQSRGYTSADLIRMRFGVGAEQTMVITGAILNPLSAAVQLWALAVFVSAAFGFPLTTMIVLIGVITVAYSTSGGMWGVMATDVVQGVILYGMTVMMAILCVVEVGGVGGFITQFQAMQAEGSFAFVKPAGAFPQDKYTLLWIAMVFVIQIVSQINLTAGNKYLAAKDGREASRASWFCMSLMAIGAVVWFIPPMVARFLYADQVMATNLDDPATTAYAVAAMNVLPNGLLGVMIAAMFSATMSSMDFGMNTTTGVIVNNLWLPLRRWRGKADLSDKAQLLLCRSITLALGAIIITMAILLSRQTRFVLFDAFLVIGSVITVPLTLPLVAGIFVKRMPGWHYFVMVLGGLIPSVWSLIDEKMSGEVWSVQDRSLAVLIGAVVALLIAQIFRAKRSAADRDREASFWERVHTPIDFAKEVGTGLDGAQARITGNLVLLTGALILGFLLVPNGLAERLTILGLAFFAMGCGAALRWGPGRHVEPEE; encoded by the coding sequence ATGCATTTGGAATACCTGACCCTGGGCGTTTACTTCGTGTTGCTGATCGTGATCGGCATGGCTTTCACGCGGTTCAACCGCAACTTGAGCGACTACGTGCGTGGTGGGGCCAAGGGGACGTGGTGGATGGTCGGCACGAGTATGCTGATGGCGGGCATCAGCGCGTTTACCTTCACCGGCAACGGGTCGGCGGTGTTTGCGGCGGGTCCATCGGCGTTGATCATCTACGTGGCCAATGTGACGGGATTCATCATCGGCGGCCTCTTTTTGGGGCGCTGGCTGCGGCAGAGTCGGGGTTACACGTCGGCCGATTTGATCCGCATGCGCTTCGGCGTGGGCGCGGAGCAAACGATGGTGATCACGGGCGCGATTCTGAATCCGCTCTCGGCCGCGGTGCAGTTGTGGGCGTTGGCGGTGTTTGTGAGTGCGGCTTTTGGATTTCCGCTCACGACCATGATCGTGCTGATCGGCGTGATCACGGTGGCCTACTCGACGTCGGGTGGCATGTGGGGCGTGATGGCGACCGACGTGGTGCAGGGCGTGATCCTGTATGGCATGACGGTGATGATGGCCATCCTGTGCGTGGTGGAGGTGGGCGGCGTGGGCGGCTTCATCACGCAGTTTCAGGCGATGCAGGCGGAGGGGAGCTTTGCCTTTGTGAAGCCGGCTGGGGCGTTTCCGCAGGACAAATACACCCTGCTGTGGATCGCGATGGTTTTCGTGATTCAGATCGTGTCGCAGATCAACCTGACGGCGGGTAACAAATACCTGGCGGCGAAGGACGGGCGCGAGGCGTCGCGGGCGAGTTGGTTTTGCATGAGCCTCATGGCGATCGGCGCTGTGGTGTGGTTCATCCCGCCGATGGTGGCGCGCTTCCTTTACGCCGATCAGGTGATGGCGACCAACCTCGATGATCCGGCGACGACGGCCTATGCGGTGGCGGCGATGAACGTGCTGCCCAACGGGCTGTTGGGTGTGATGATCGCGGCGATGTTCTCGGCCACGATGAGCAGCATGGATTTCGGCATGAACACGACGACGGGCGTGATCGTGAACAACCTGTGGCTGCCGTTGCGGCGCTGGCGGGGGAAGGCGGACCTGTCGGACAAGGCGCAGCTGTTGCTCTGTCGCTCAATCACGTTGGCGCTGGGGGCGATCATCATCACGATGGCGATCCTGCTGTCGCGGCAGACGCGGTTTGTGTTGTTCGACGCGTTTTTGGTCATCGGCTCGGTGATCACGGTGCCGCTCACGCTGCCGCTGGTGGCGGGCATTTTTGTGAAGCGCATGCCGGGCTGGCACTACTTCGTTATGGTGCTGGGCGGGCTGATTCCGTCGGTCTGGTCTTTGATTGATGAAAAGATGAGCGGCGAAGTGTGGTCGGTGCAGGACCGCAGTCTGGCGGTGTTGATCGGGGCGGTGGTGGCGCTGCTGATCGCGCAGATTTTCCGCGCGAAGCGTTCGGCCGCCGATCGGGACCGGGAAGCCTCGTTCTGGGAGCGGGTGCATACGCCGATCGATTTTGCGAAGGAAGTGGGCACGGGGCTCGACGGCGCGCAGGCGCGCATCACGGGTAATCTGGTGCTGCTCACCGGGGCCTTGATCCTGGGCTTTCTGCTGGTGCCCAACGGATTGGCGGAGCGCCTCACCATCCTAGGCCTGGCGTTTTTTGCGATGGGTTGCGGGGCCGCGCTGCGTTGGGGGCCGGGGCGTCACGTCGAACCGGAGGAGTAG
- a CDS encoding glycine--tRNA ligase, whose protein sequence is MSTSAESSANSMEAIVSLAKRKGFVFQSSEIYGGYNGFFDFGPLGIELKKNIRDCWWNDMVRRRDDVVGIETSIIMHPKVWQASGHVDGFTDPLVDCKVSKQRYRADQLFFAPVTVDGEVKGYVSALESEDTTADLQAAAETYKRKKALQGTLAPVTAIEFTEATPEQIPLIPSPATGEPGSLTPPRAFNMMFETNVGALRDGSSLSYLRPETAQGMFVDFKPVVDTGRVKLPFGIAQIGKSFRNEITPRNFIFRSREFEQMEMEYFIHEDADWEKAHKDWIQWCWDWLKSIGLPDSHLSLYDHEKAKLAFYSRGTTDIMFKYPFGVQELWGIAARGNYDLSQHAKASGKPQEIFDEDSKKKFVPHVIEPAVGVDRIFLAVLCAAYAEEEITDEKGKTDTRTVLRFSPRIAPVKVAVLPLLKNKEALTDRAKALYQKLQRRYAAFYDETGAIGRRYRRQDEIGTPYCVTIDFDTIEKEGDTFTLRERDSMAQKRITEAELFALLDEQVY, encoded by the coding sequence ATGTCCACGTCCGCCGAGTCCTCCGCCAACTCCATGGAAGCCATTGTGTCGCTCGCCAAGCGCAAGGGCTTCGTCTTCCAGTCGTCCGAAATCTACGGCGGCTACAACGGCTTCTTCGACTTCGGCCCCCTGGGCATCGAGCTCAAGAAGAACATCCGCGACTGCTGGTGGAACGACATGGTGCGCCGCCGCGACGACGTTGTCGGCATCGAGACCTCCATCATCATGCACCCCAAGGTCTGGCAGGCCTCGGGCCACGTCGACGGCTTCACCGACCCGCTCGTCGACTGCAAGGTCTCCAAACAACGCTACCGCGCCGACCAACTCTTCTTCGCCCCCGTCACCGTCGATGGTGAGGTCAAAGGCTACGTCTCCGCCCTCGAGTCCGAGGACACCACCGCCGACCTCCAGGCCGCCGCCGAGACCTACAAGCGCAAGAAGGCCCTCCAAGGCACCCTCGCTCCCGTCACCGCGATCGAGTTCACCGAGGCCACCCCCGAGCAGATTCCGCTCATCCCCTCGCCCGCCACCGGCGAGCCCGGCAGCCTCACCCCGCCGCGCGCTTTCAACATGATGTTCGAGACCAACGTCGGCGCCCTGCGCGACGGCTCGTCCCTCTCCTACCTGCGCCCCGAGACCGCCCAGGGCATGTTCGTCGACTTCAAACCCGTCGTCGACACCGGCCGCGTGAAGCTGCCCTTCGGCATTGCCCAAATCGGCAAGTCCTTCCGCAACGAGATCACCCCGCGCAACTTCATCTTCCGCTCCCGCGAGTTCGAGCAGATGGAGATGGAATACTTCATCCACGAAGACGCCGACTGGGAAAAGGCCCACAAGGATTGGATCCAGTGGTGCTGGGATTGGCTCAAGTCCATCGGCCTGCCCGACTCCCACCTCAGCCTCTACGATCACGAGAAAGCCAAGCTCGCCTTCTACTCCCGCGGCACCACGGACATCATGTTCAAATATCCCTTCGGTGTGCAGGAGCTCTGGGGCATCGCCGCCCGCGGCAACTACGACCTCAGCCAACACGCCAAGGCCTCCGGCAAGCCGCAGGAAATCTTCGACGAAGACTCCAAGAAGAAGTTTGTGCCCCACGTCATCGAGCCCGCCGTCGGCGTCGATCGCATCTTCCTCGCCGTCCTCTGCGCCGCCTACGCCGAAGAGGAAATCACCGACGAGAAGGGTAAGACCGACACCCGCACCGTGCTGCGCTTCAGCCCGCGTATCGCGCCGGTGAAGGTCGCCGTGCTGCCGCTGCTCAAGAACAAGGAAGCCCTCACCGACCGCGCCAAGGCCCTCTACCAAAAGCTGCAGCGCCGCTACGCCGCCTTCTACGACGAAACCGGCGCCATCGGCCGCCGCTACCGCCGCCAGGACGAAATCGGCACGCCCTACTGCGTGACCATCGACTTCGACACGATTGAGAAAGAAGGCGACACCTTCACCCTCCGCGAACGCGACAGCATGGCCCAAAAACGCATCACCGAAGCCGAGCTGTTCG